A genome region from Cryptococcus neoformans var. neoformans B-3501A chromosome 8, whole genome shotgun sequence includes the following:
- a CDS encoding hypothetical protein (HMMPfam hit to Sec62, Translocation protein Sec62, score: 160.4, E(): 3.9e-45), which translates to MATPANATSVVDAQKRAPQELKNVVDFLRAKAGPKVRLGILNGKRVEYFKGKTAIRTLLSPHYQKLKKVPPVKDEDEAKELMVRLLPFAFFLRTDRPVPETPIPSGQPKPLRLSRQQSFDPLAYYTWFYDGSPLYTYLGGLAMVLIMLAGVMFPLWPVKLRIGVWYLSVGVLGLVGAFLGLAVVRLVFWCVTVLTMKRAIWIFPNLFEDVGFVDSFIPGWDYDEPKKKKKSGTHAKGHTHTKKHKSGSGSASGKAKHGQGHAGGVEVSSPAPSSALPTAAEVGARTEGESEGVRKRVTVEDADEE; encoded by the exons ATGGCAACGCCCGCAAACGCTACATCCGTCGTGGATGCCCA AAAACGTGCCCCGCAAGAATTAAAAAATGTAGTCGACTTTTTACGTGCAAAAGCAGGACCAAAAGTCCGGCTGGGCATCCtgaatgggaagagagtAGAGTACTTTAAAG GCAAAACGGCGATCCGCACATTGCTTAGCCCGCATTACCAGAAACTGAAAAAGGTGCCTCCTGtaaaggatgaggatgaagcgaAAGAGCTCATGGTCAGGCTGTTACCCTT cgccttcttcctccgcaCCGACCGACCCGTTCCCGAAactcccatcccttctgGCCAACCGAAACCCCTCCGTCTCTCCCGACAACAATCGTTCGACCCACTCGCGTACTATACCTGGTTCTACGACGGTTCCCCGCTATACACTTACCTCGGCGGATTGGCCATGGTGCTGATCATGTTGGCGGGTGTCATGTTCCCACTTTGGCCGGTGAAACTGAGGATCGGGGTGTGGTATTTGAGTGTAGGCGTGTTGGGCCTGGTAGGAGCGTTTTTGGGGCTGGCGGTGGTGAGGTTGGTGTTTTGGTGTGTGACGGtgttgacgatgaagagggcgaTTTGGATCTTTCCGAATTTATTTGAAGATGTCGGTTTT GTCGACTCGTTCATCCCCGGATGGGATTACGACGAAcccaaaaagaagaagaagagcggtACCCACGCCAAAGGTCATACCCATACCAAGAAACACAAATCTGGATCTGGATCGGCGTCTGGCAAGGCCAAGCATGGGCAGGGACATGCAGGAGGGGTGGAAGTATCTTCCCCTGCGCCCAGCTCGGCACTTCCTACTGCGGCCGAAGTTGGGGCTAGGACTGAAGGTGAGAGTGAGGGAGtgaggaaaagggtgaCTGTAGAAGATGCGGATGAAGAGTGA